From one Rhizobium sp. CIAT894 genomic stretch:
- a CDS encoding glycoside hydrolase family 2 protein, with amino-acid sequence MTQQQPPSSIDLSGSWHLASVDGEIRTAIVLPGDVHTALHRAGLIPDPYFGRNEEKVQWVAEREWAAERSFTLQEVEGDWYLDIDYLDTVASVYVNGFLALEADNSFRRYRPDVSSMLKSGDNSIRIVFASNPAIGAERQKQQPFYIPYSTGNSPIPDGNMLRKPQCHFGWDWNIAIAPFGLYGMIALKKIETARIEHVVTRQIHNNDGSVDLMVTASLFAKHAGIAQVYFDLDGERVRLDVGVKGETDVHHLFHIDNPRLWWPSGSGEQALYALSVELSDEVVTKQIGLRTIELITTPDAAGSRFAFKVNGREVFCRGANWIPADALFSLSSPDKTEDLLQSAKAANMNMIRVWGGGFYEQDYFYDLCDRLGLMVWQDFMFACNLYPSTEDFLGNVAIEVDYQVRRLSSHPSIALWCGDNELVGALTWFEESRKDRDRYLVSYDRLNRAIEQAVKKALPGALWWPSSPASGYLDFGDAWHADGSGDMHYWSVWHENKSFDNYRSVRPRFCSEFGFQSYTSLPVIRTYAEEKDMNVASPVMELHQKNAGGNERIAGTMFRYFRFPKDFPNFVYLSQIQQGLAIKTAVEYWRSLKPHCMGTVYWQLNDTWPVASWSSLDYGGRWKAMHYLVKRFFQPVAVAAIPSEDGKTIRFSLVNDTLSDVSIDLSISLLTMKGERKHLKDVQAMCSPEAAVTAATIDVSEIDEGTLLAWHFTASNGMGGEGHHVNGTYKALELEPSGLTITHEYVEASGAVDINVTAKGLALFVMIESETDGKYSDNAFDLAAGESRRISFTPAHPLERGKLPDFRFYDLQSCQSAD; translated from the coding sequence ACCGGGCAGGGCTGATCCCAGATCCCTATTTCGGCCGCAACGAGGAAAAGGTGCAATGGGTCGCCGAGCGCGAATGGGCGGCCGAGCGCAGCTTTACGCTACAGGAGGTCGAAGGCGACTGGTATCTCGATATCGACTATCTCGATACGGTCGCCAGTGTCTATGTCAACGGCTTCCTGGCGCTTGAGGCTGATAACAGCTTCCGCCGCTACCGGCCCGATGTCTCGAGCATGCTGAAATCAGGCGACAACTCGATCCGCATCGTCTTTGCCTCCAACCCCGCCATTGGCGCCGAGCGGCAGAAGCAGCAGCCTTTCTACATTCCTTACAGCACCGGCAACTCACCAATCCCCGACGGTAACATGCTGCGCAAGCCGCAATGCCATTTCGGCTGGGACTGGAACATCGCCATCGCGCCGTTCGGCCTTTACGGCATGATCGCGCTGAAAAAGATCGAGACGGCGCGCATCGAACATGTCGTCACCCGCCAGATCCACAATAATGACGGCTCGGTCGACCTCATGGTGACGGCGAGCCTGTTTGCCAAGCATGCCGGCATCGCCCAGGTCTATTTCGATCTCGACGGCGAGCGCGTCCGTCTCGATGTCGGCGTCAAGGGCGAGACGGATGTCCACCACCTCTTCCATATCGACAATCCGCGTCTCTGGTGGCCCTCCGGCAGCGGCGAACAGGCGCTCTATGCGCTTTCCGTCGAATTGTCCGACGAGGTGGTGACGAAGCAGATCGGCCTTCGCACTATCGAACTGATCACCACGCCGGATGCGGCCGGCAGTCGTTTTGCCTTCAAGGTCAACGGCCGCGAGGTCTTCTGCCGGGGCGCCAACTGGATTCCGGCCGATGCACTGTTCTCGCTGTCTTCGCCTGATAAGACCGAGGACCTGCTGCAATCGGCCAAAGCCGCCAACATGAACATGATCCGCGTCTGGGGCGGCGGTTTCTACGAGCAGGACTATTTTTACGATCTCTGCGATCGGCTGGGCCTCATGGTCTGGCAGGACTTCATGTTCGCCTGCAACCTCTATCCCTCGACCGAAGACTTCCTCGGCAATGTGGCGATCGAGGTGGATTACCAGGTGCGCCGGCTCTCTTCGCATCCTTCGATCGCGCTCTGGTGTGGCGATAACGAGCTGGTGGGCGCGCTGACATGGTTCGAGGAATCGCGGAAGGACCGCGACCGCTACCTCGTTTCGTACGACCGGCTCAACCGCGCGATCGAACAGGCGGTGAAGAAGGCGCTCCCTGGTGCGTTGTGGTGGCCGTCGAGCCCGGCATCAGGCTATCTCGATTTCGGCGACGCCTGGCATGCTGACGGGTCCGGCGACATGCATTACTGGTCGGTCTGGCACGAGAATAAATCCTTCGACAATTACCGGTCGGTGCGACCGCGCTTCTGCTCGGAATTCGGCTTCCAGTCCTATACCTCGCTGCCTGTCATCAGGACCTATGCCGAAGAGAAGGACATGAACGTCGCTTCCCCCGTCATGGAGCTGCATCAGAAGAATGCCGGGGGCAACGAGCGCATCGCCGGCACGATGTTCCGCTATTTCCGCTTCCCCAAGGATTTCCCGAACTTCGTCTATCTCAGCCAGATTCAGCAGGGGCTGGCGATCAAGACGGCGGTGGAATATTGGCGGTCACTGAAGCCCCATTGCATGGGCACGGTCTACTGGCAGCTCAACGACACCTGGCCGGTCGCCTCCTGGTCGAGCCTCGATTATGGCGGCCGCTGGAAGGCGATGCACTATCTCGTCAAACGTTTCTTCCAGCCGGTCGCGGTCGCTGCCATTCCATCGGAAGACGGCAAGACGATCCGCTTCTCGCTTGTTAACGACACGCTTTCGGACGTCAGCATCGATCTTTCGATCTCGCTTCTGACGATGAAGGGCGAGCGGAAGCATCTGAAAGACGTCCAGGCCATGTGTTCGCCGGAGGCGGCGGTGACGGCTGCGACCATCGACGTGTCCGAGATTGACGAGGGAACGCTGCTTGCCTGGCATTTCACCGCGTCGAACGGCATGGGCGGCGAGGGGCACCATGTCAACGGCACCTATAAGGCCCTGGAGCTGGAGCCCTCCGGGCTGACCATCACCCATGAATATGTCGAGGCGAGCGGCGCCGTCGACATCAATGTCACCGCAAAGGGACTTGCGCTCTTCGTGATGATCGAAAGCGAGACGGACGGCAAATATTCCGACAACGCCTTCGATCTTGCAGCAGGCGAGAGCCGCCGCATCAGCTTCACTCCGGCACATCCGCTCGAACGCGGCAAGCTGCCGGACTTCCGCTTTTACGACCTGCAATCTTGTCAGTCCGCGGATTGA